The Pseudomonas allokribbensis genome has a window encoding:
- a CDS encoding acetyl/propionyl/methylcrotonyl-CoA carboxylase subunit alpha has translation MPALHKILIANRGEIACRIQRTAQALGYRTVAVFSDADADALHVQMADEAVNIGPAPVQQSYLNIPAILDAARRSGADAIHPGYGFLSENAGFARACEQAGLTFIGPSVEAIELMGSKRQSKIAMLAAGVPCIAGYQGAEQDDATLTREAERIGYPLMIKASAGGGGRGMRLVHHAEELAAQLRTARSEALNGFGSDELILEQALIEPRHVEVQLFGDHHGNLIYLGERDCSIQRRHQKVIEEAPCPVMTEELRQAMGEAALKAGRAVNYVGAGTVEFLLDARGQFYFLEMNTRLQVEHPVTELITGLDLVAWQLLVAEGQPLPLTQAQVKLDGHAMEVRLYAEDPAQGFLPQTDRVEAWEPALNRGARIDHGLIEGQSISPFYDPMLGKLIAHGATREEARRKLLCAVQDSVLLGVQSNQRLLASLLQHPQFISGEFSTGFIPQHFADHPCLHPHTPSAEELAVAALLFYQSCAGAHRSPLAGWRNNAGAPLHYRLGLDDQAWSVQLLAAPDGIVRVQVAERAFELKLIEYNERSITLEIEGLRRRHAYRLHDDQLWLFTHPGSLRLVDRTHAVIDSQTSVSTGTLKAPMDGAIIDVLVSEGSPVSKGQLLVVLEAMKMEHPLKAGIDGVLKRVQVKVGDQVKNRQVLLQVE, from the coding sequence ATGCCCGCCCTCCACAAAATCCTGATCGCCAACCGCGGTGAAATCGCCTGCCGCATCCAGCGCACTGCCCAGGCCCTCGGCTATCGCACCGTCGCGGTGTTCAGCGACGCCGACGCCGATGCGCTGCATGTCCAAATGGCGGACGAGGCCGTGAACATCGGCCCGGCGCCAGTGCAACAGTCCTACCTGAACATCCCGGCCATCCTCGACGCCGCCCGGCGCAGCGGTGCCGACGCGATCCATCCCGGTTATGGCTTCCTTTCGGAAAACGCAGGGTTCGCCCGAGCCTGCGAACAGGCCGGCCTGACCTTCATTGGTCCCAGCGTCGAAGCCATCGAACTGATGGGCAGCAAACGCCAGTCGAAAATTGCCATGCTCGCTGCCGGGGTGCCGTGCATCGCCGGCTATCAAGGCGCCGAGCAGGACGACGCGACCCTTACGCGCGAAGCCGAACGCATCGGTTATCCGCTGATGATCAAGGCCAGCGCCGGCGGTGGCGGACGCGGCATGCGCCTGGTGCATCACGCCGAGGAGCTGGCGGCGCAATTACGCACCGCCCGCTCCGAAGCCTTGAACGGTTTCGGCAGCGACGAACTGATCCTCGAACAGGCGTTGATCGAACCGCGCCACGTCGAAGTGCAGTTGTTCGGCGATCACCACGGCAACCTGATCTACCTCGGCGAGCGCGATTGTTCGATCCAGCGTCGCCATCAGAAAGTCATCGAAGAAGCACCGTGCCCGGTAATGACCGAAGAACTGCGTCAGGCGATGGGCGAAGCGGCGCTCAAGGCCGGACGTGCGGTGAACTATGTGGGCGCCGGCACCGTGGAGTTTCTCCTCGACGCCCGAGGCCAGTTCTACTTTCTGGAAATGAACACCCGGCTGCAGGTCGAGCATCCGGTAACCGAGTTGATCACGGGGCTGGACCTGGTGGCGTGGCAACTTTTGGTTGCCGAGGGCCAGCCGCTGCCGCTGACGCAAGCACAAGTCAAACTCGATGGCCACGCCATGGAGGTGCGCCTCTACGCCGAGGATCCGGCCCAGGGATTTCTGCCGCAGACCGACCGTGTCGAAGCCTGGGAACCGGCACTGAATCGGGGTGCGCGGATTGATCATGGGCTGATCGAAGGTCAGTCGATCTCACCGTTCTACGACCCGATGCTCGGCAAACTGATCGCCCACGGCGCGACCCGCGAAGAGGCCCGGCGCAAACTGTTGTGCGCGGTGCAGGACAGCGTGTTGCTCGGCGTGCAGAGCAATCAGCGACTGCTCGCCAGTCTGTTGCAGCATCCGCAGTTCATCAGCGGCGAATTCAGCACCGGGTTTATCCCGCAACACTTCGCCGACCATCCATGCCTGCACCCGCATACACCGAGTGCGGAAGAACTCGCAGTCGCGGCGTTGCTGTTTTATCAATCCTGCGCCGGGGCGCATCGTTCACCCTTGGCCGGTTGGCGCAACAATGCCGGGGCACCATTGCACTATCGGCTGGGTCTCGACGACCAGGCGTGGAGCGTGCAGTTGCTCGCCGCCCCGGACGGCATCGTTCGGGTTCAGGTGGCTGAACGTGCCTTCGAACTGAAGCTCATCGAATACAACGAACGCTCGATAACCCTCGAAATCGAAGGCCTGCGCCGGCGCCACGCCTATCGGCTGCACGACGACCAGCTCTGGCTGTTCACCCATCCCGGCAGCCTGCGTCTGGTGGATCGAACTCATGCCGTGATCGACAGTCAGACCAGCGTCAGCACCGGCACCTTGAAAGCCCCGATGGATGGCGCAATCATCGACGTGCTTGTCAGCGAAGGCAGTCCGGTCAGCAAAGGCCAACTGCTGGTGGTGTTGGAAGCGATGAAAATGGAGCACCCGCTCAAGGCCGGCATCGATGGCGTGCTCAAGCGGGTGCAGGTCAAGGTCGGCGATCAGGTCAAAAATCGTCAGGTTCTGTTGCAGGTCGAGTAG
- a CDS encoding exonuclease domain-containing protein, producing the protein MPHWLVIDLEATTDEGGWPVTEMEIIEIGATLVDRAGREQDHFQRFVKPMRRPLLTPFCRELTHITQANIDAAQPLTDVWPAFERWLGQHQTRLEGWASWGDYDRKQLLQEWQRLQLDSALSRVPHMNLKQRFAKARRLERPLGLNGALQLAGMQFTGQQHRALEDARNTARLLPLVLPL; encoded by the coding sequence ATGCCCCATTGGCTGGTCATTGATCTGGAAGCCACCACCGATGAAGGTGGCTGGCCGGTTACGGAAATGGAGATCATCGAGATTGGCGCCACCCTGGTGGACCGTGCCGGTCGCGAGCAGGATCACTTTCAACGCTTCGTCAAACCGATGCGTCGGCCACTGCTGACGCCGTTCTGTCGTGAGCTCACGCATATCACTCAGGCCAACATCGACGCGGCGCAACCGCTGACCGACGTCTGGCCGGCGTTCGAGCGCTGGCTCGGTCAGCACCAGACACGCCTTGAAGGCTGGGCCAGCTGGGGCGATTACGACCGCAAGCAATTGCTTCAGGAATGGCAGCGCCTGCAACTCGACAGCGCCCTTAGCCGCGTGCCGCACATGAACCTCAAACAACGCTTTGCCAAGGCCCGACGCCTCGAACGGCCTCTGGGACTCAATGGCGCCCTGCAACTGGCGGGCATGCAGTTCACCGGTCAGCAGCATCGAGCACTGGAAGATGCGCGTAATACCGCCCGATTATTACCGCTGGTGCTGCCGCTCTAG
- a CDS encoding pyrimidine/purine nucleoside phosphorylase, whose protein sequence is MFKVNEYFDGTVKSIAFGTAEGPATIGVMAPGEYEFGTSQREIMHVVSGALTVKLPDSSDWETFAAGSQFNVPANSKFQLKVAVDTAYLCEYRG, encoded by the coding sequence ATGTTTAAAGTCAACGAGTACTTCGACGGCACCGTCAAGTCGATCGCCTTTGGCACAGCTGAAGGTCCTGCGACCATCGGCGTCATGGCCCCGGGCGAATACGAATTCGGCACCAGCCAGCGTGAAATCATGCACGTGGTGTCCGGCGCACTGACCGTCAAACTGCCGGACAGCAGTGACTGGGAAACCTTCGCTGCAGGCAGCCAGTTCAACGTGCCAGCCAACAGCAAGTTCCAGCTGAAAGTGGCCGTCGACACCGCTTACCTGTGCGAATACCGCGGCTGA
- a CDS encoding MOSC domain-containing protein: MLRLSALYRYPLKSGKGEVLQGIGLDKLGLEGDRRWMLVDEASGRFLTQRAEAKMSQLSALWNADGGLTLDAPGHSAIDIALPGNEAELRGVTIWRDTLRVPDAGEEAARWVSEFIGKPTRLVQVPLDRARTTAAGYGNDDDQVAFADGFPLLLIGEASLQHLSQEVGRPLEMLRFRPNLVIEGSEAYAEDGWKRIRIGDVEFRVVKSCSRCILTTIDPKTGERSTDREPLATLQKTRAQADGAMFGQNLVNDSNGRLEVGMPVEILE; the protein is encoded by the coding sequence ATGCTGCGTCTGAGCGCGCTTTATCGTTACCCGTTGAAATCCGGCAAGGGCGAGGTTCTGCAAGGGATCGGCCTGGACAAACTGGGGCTTGAGGGCGATCGACGCTGGATGCTGGTGGACGAGGCCAGCGGGCGTTTCCTGACTCAACGTGCCGAAGCGAAGATGAGCCAGTTGTCGGCGCTGTGGAATGCCGACGGTGGCCTGACCCTCGATGCGCCGGGGCATTCGGCGATTGATATCGCGTTGCCCGGCAACGAAGCCGAACTGCGCGGCGTGACCATCTGGCGCGACACCCTGCGCGTGCCGGATGCCGGCGAAGAAGCGGCCCGCTGGGTCAGCGAATTCATCGGCAAACCGACGCGATTGGTGCAAGTGCCGCTGGATCGCGCCCGTACGACTGCGGCCGGGTACGGCAACGATGACGACCAGGTGGCGTTCGCCGACGGTTTCCCGCTGCTGCTGATTGGCGAGGCGTCGCTGCAACATCTGTCGCAGGAAGTCGGGCGTCCGCTGGAAATGCTGCGGTTCCGGCCGAATCTGGTGATCGAAGGCAGCGAGGCGTATGCCGAGGATGGCTGGAAGCGCATCCGCATCGGTGATGTCGAGTTTCGCGTGGTCAAGTCCTGCTCGCGGTGCATTCTCACCACCATCGACCCGAAAACCGGTGAGCGCAGCACAGACCGCGAACCGCTGGCGACTCTGCAGAAGACCCGCGCCCAGGCCGACGGTGCGATGTTCGGTCAGAACCTGGTCAATGACAGCAACGGTCGACTCGAAGTCGGCATGCCGGTGGAAATCCTCGAGTAA
- a CDS encoding chemotaxis protein CheV — protein MAGILDTVDQRTQLVGENRLEILMFRLAGRQLFAINVFKVQEVLQLPKLTLMPQRHPFVCGVVNLRGQTLPVIDLSQAIGMRPLVPGPNSTIIVTEYNRSVQAFLVGGVDRIVNMNWEAILPPPTSAGRQHYLTAISKVDDQLVEIIDVEKVLAEIVPYNAKVSRDKLDDPVLERARGREVLLVDDSNVALSQLRDTLGQLGVKMHIASDGLKALNMLKAWADTGVNMTDKLLMIFTDAEMPEMDGYRLTTEIRNDPRLRGLYVVLHTSLSGSFNDSMVKKVGCDNFLSKFQPDKLVDVVRQRLMLDEVPA, from the coding sequence ATGGCCGGCATTCTCGATACGGTAGACCAACGCACGCAACTGGTGGGTGAGAATCGCCTGGAAATTCTCATGTTCCGGCTGGCCGGGCGCCAATTGTTCGCGATCAACGTGTTCAAGGTTCAGGAAGTCCTGCAACTGCCGAAGCTGACCCTGATGCCTCAGCGTCACCCGTTTGTCTGCGGTGTGGTCAACCTGCGCGGCCAGACCCTGCCGGTAATCGACCTGTCCCAGGCGATCGGCATGCGTCCGCTGGTGCCGGGCCCCAACAGCACGATCATCGTCACTGAATACAACCGCTCGGTGCAGGCCTTCCTCGTCGGTGGTGTGGATCGCATCGTCAACATGAACTGGGAAGCCATCCTGCCACCGCCGACCAGCGCCGGCCGCCAGCATTACCTGACCGCCATCAGCAAGGTCGACGATCAATTGGTGGAAATCATCGACGTCGAGAAAGTCCTCGCCGAAATCGTGCCGTACAACGCCAAGGTCTCCCGCGACAAACTCGACGATCCGGTCCTGGAGCGCGCCCGTGGCCGCGAAGTGCTGCTGGTGGACGACTCCAATGTTGCACTGTCGCAGTTGCGCGACACCCTCGGCCAGTTGGGCGTGAAGATGCACATCGCCAGCGACGGTCTGAAGGCCCTGAACATGCTCAAGGCCTGGGCCGACACTGGGGTCAACATGACCGACAAGTTGCTGATGATCTTCACCGACGCGGAAATGCCGGAAATGGACGGCTATCGCCTGACCACCGAAATCCGCAACGACCCGCGTCTGCGTGGCCTGTACGTGGTGCTGCACACCTCGCTGTCCGGCAGCTTCAACGACTCGATGGTGAAGAAGGTCGGCTGCGACAACTTCCTCTCCAAGTTCCAGCCGGACAAACTGGTCGACGTGGTGCGCCAGCGCCTGATGCTCGACGAAGTACCGGCCTGA
- a CDS encoding sensor histidine kinase, producing the protein MYASLKSIATWPPSRENARRFTLTLCIGAAVGSLLTYGLSAPLSFGLLLINLAAAACVFTQHRLSRKSIKFQPQELADRLLEVQENERHRLSRELHDDIGQLLTAAKLQSEWLKRRLPDDLQEQCSALCDTLEETLNKVRDVSAILNPRQLTSLGLEASLRAHLLKTLTNTSVHWSLDCQQRLNGIPEEMAVAAFRITQEAVTNILRHAQAKNLLIRVQRLPQGLTLLISDDGLGFAPAANPGREGQRGMAGMAERIEQLGGTLSVTSEPGKGTQIEALFPWAPRALERASTNKVMR; encoded by the coding sequence ATGTACGCCAGCCTCAAGTCAATCGCCACATGGCCACCCTCCCGAGAAAACGCGCGCAGGTTCACGCTCACGCTTTGCATTGGCGCGGCAGTGGGCAGTCTGCTGACTTATGGTTTGTCCGCGCCGCTGTCGTTTGGCCTGCTGCTGATCAATCTGGCAGCCGCCGCTTGCGTCTTTACCCAGCATCGCCTGTCGCGCAAATCGATCAAGTTCCAGCCTCAGGAACTGGCCGACCGATTACTCGAAGTCCAGGAAAACGAACGTCACCGTCTCAGTCGTGAACTGCACGATGATATTGGTCAGTTGCTGACCGCCGCCAAACTGCAAAGCGAATGGCTCAAGCGACGGCTGCCGGACGACTTGCAGGAACAGTGTTCGGCACTCTGCGACACCCTTGAGGAAACCCTCAACAAAGTTCGCGATGTTTCGGCCATTCTCAATCCACGGCAACTGACCAGCCTGGGGCTGGAAGCCAGTTTGCGCGCACATCTGCTCAAGACACTGACCAACACCTCGGTGCACTGGAGCCTGGACTGTCAGCAGCGTTTGAACGGCATCCCCGAGGAAATGGCAGTCGCCGCCTTCCGCATCACCCAGGAAGCCGTGACCAACATCCTGCGTCATGCGCAGGCCAAGAACCTGCTGATCCGCGTGCAACGTCTTCCCCAAGGCTTGACCCTGCTGATCAGCGATGACGGTCTGGGCTTTGCCCCGGCCGCCAATCCGGGTCGTGAAGGACAACGAGGCATGGCCGGGATGGCCGAACGGATCGAGCAACTGGGCGGCACCCTGAGCGTGACGAGCGAACCGGGCAAAGGCACTCAAATCGAAGCACTATTCCCCTGGGCGCCCCGTGCACTCGAGCGGGCCAGTACGAATAAGGTTATGCGTTGA
- a CDS encoding response regulator codes for MTCNLLLVDDHSLIRAGVRALVLDIPGYAVIGEANDGSQLLEMVEQLNPDIVLLDISMKETGGLEALQRLRRVRPHSKVLILSMHTDPALIMQALESGAHGYLLKDTTATELEHALEALRNNERYLSPAIAHTVINQALTRNQKLQPEVADSHNLTARQLEILRLIVRGKSTREIANGLGLSIKTVETHRSQIMKRLQIYDVAGLVLFAVREQIISLDD; via the coding sequence TTGACTTGTAACTTACTTCTGGTGGATGACCACTCGCTGATCAGAGCCGGCGTGCGCGCTCTGGTGCTGGATATTCCCGGTTATGCGGTAATCGGCGAGGCCAATGACGGCTCGCAGTTGCTTGAGATGGTCGAGCAACTGAACCCCGATATCGTCTTGCTGGATATCTCCATGAAAGAAACCGGCGGCCTCGAAGCGTTGCAACGGCTCCGACGGGTTCGTCCGCACAGCAAAGTGCTGATCCTCTCGATGCACACCGATCCTGCACTGATCATGCAGGCACTGGAATCCGGCGCTCACGGTTACTTGCTCAAGGACACCACGGCGACCGAGCTCGAACACGCGCTGGAAGCCCTGCGCAACAACGAGCGCTACCTGAGCCCGGCCATCGCCCACACGGTGATCAATCAGGCACTGACCCGCAATCAGAAGCTGCAACCGGAAGTCGCCGACTCACATAACCTGACAGCGCGCCAGCTGGAAATCCTGCGCCTGATCGTGCGCGGCAAGTCCACCCGCGAGATCGCCAATGGTCTGGGCCTGAGCATCAAGACCGTGGAAACCCACCGCTCGCAGATCATGAAACGCCTGCAGATCTACGATGTGGCCGGGCTGGTGCTGTTTGCCGTGCGGGAACAGATCATCAGTCTGGACGACTGA
- the yegS gene encoding lipid kinase YegS: MSERRALLILHGKQALNEAVRAAVERKRGQGWELAVRLTWEAGDAQRLVEEALAAGFGQIIAGGGDGTLRDIAEALAAHPGKAGLVLLPLGTANDFSRAAGVPLEPDEALELLDAPACDIDLGEVGGQIFLNMATGGFGSQVTANTSEDLKKVLGGAAYLFTGLSRFSELHAAYGELQGPDFHWRGELLALGIGNGRQAGGGHVLCPEALADDGLLDISILPAPQELVGTLKTLLSDGFGIDNMFVRTRLPWVEIKVAEGLCINLDGEPLEGDSLRFAARPAALRVHLPENSPLLGRARCFSRPD; encoded by the coding sequence ATGAGTGAACGCAGGGCATTGTTGATTCTGCATGGCAAGCAGGCACTCAACGAAGCGGTTCGCGCCGCTGTTGAACGCAAACGCGGACAGGGCTGGGAATTGGCTGTGCGCCTGACCTGGGAAGCCGGCGATGCCCAGCGTCTGGTCGAAGAAGCGCTGGCTGCCGGATTCGGGCAAATCATTGCTGGCGGTGGCGATGGTACCTTGCGTGATATCGCCGAGGCCCTGGCGGCTCACCCGGGCAAGGCCGGTCTGGTGTTGTTGCCACTGGGAACCGCCAACGACTTTTCCCGCGCGGCCGGTGTTCCTCTGGAACCGGATGAGGCACTCGAGTTGCTTGATGCGCCTGCCTGTGACATTGATCTGGGGGAGGTGGGCGGGCAGATATTCCTGAACATGGCCACGGGCGGCTTTGGCAGTCAGGTCACCGCCAATACCTCGGAAGATCTGAAAAAGGTGCTGGGGGGCGCGGCCTATCTGTTTACGGGCCTGTCGCGATTCAGTGAGTTGCACGCCGCCTATGGCGAATTGCAGGGGCCGGATTTCCATTGGCGCGGTGAGCTGCTCGCGCTGGGTATCGGCAATGGCCGCCAGGCGGGTGGAGGGCATGTATTGTGCCCAGAGGCACTGGCCGATGACGGCCTGCTGGATATCAGTATCCTGCCGGCACCTCAGGAGCTGGTTGGCACGCTGAAAACCCTGCTCAGCGACGGGTTCGGCATCGACAACATGTTTGTGCGCACGCGTTTGCCGTGGGTCGAAATCAAGGTGGCCGAAGGGCTCTGCATCAATCTTGATGGCGAGCCCCTGGAGGGAGACAGTTTGCGCTTTGCGGCGCGTCCGGCGGCATTGCGTGTGCATTTGCCGGAGAACTCGCCGCTGTTGGGCAGGGCGCGGTGCTTCAGTCGTCCAGACTGA